From Arcticibacter tournemirensis, one genomic window encodes:
- a CDS encoding PAS domain S-box protein, whose translation MIRRLRFINYQNLTILYFVCGILWILSTDFLVSSSVKAVSNETPFAIHSFKGLLFISVSSLFFYSVSKKATTVQRKLSEVMQLGLMGTFEIEVNNGRVLLSEEAATIYNIAHRVTTIDQILSRLNAAEAAEVRKTLSSKLEHGTIYNFIHELHLSPGLTKHVNASFRIKRVKGNSFVVKGILQDITRLKELENKLNKSYIEKNRLDIILENIRTMVVITDSERKISWVNRAFENKLGYSPDEVIGLWPADILYGEKTSANMLTKIEEAVKQKKHFTVEYDIYKKNGDTMYVKIKGSPLKNDEGELQGYIILADDITESKEKETQIRNQNLFLKEITYLTSHEIRRPVASIMALVPLLEAADNPAESKECLDMLLTTAKDLDLIVREVNQKISKFECN comes from the coding sequence ATGATCAGACGTCTGCGGTTTATTAATTATCAGAATTTAACCATCCTTTATTTTGTATGTGGTATTCTCTGGATCCTTTCCACAGACTTTCTAGTATCGAGCTCTGTAAAAGCAGTTTCCAACGAAACCCCGTTTGCAATCCATTCATTCAAGGGGCTGCTGTTTATTTCCGTTTCATCCCTGTTCTTCTATTCGGTTAGTAAAAAAGCAACTACAGTTCAGCGAAAACTAAGTGAAGTAATGCAGCTCGGATTGATGGGCACGTTCGAAATTGAAGTAAACAACGGCCGGGTACTGCTTTCCGAAGAAGCGGCCACAATCTACAACATAGCACATAGGGTAACAACTATTGATCAGATACTTTCCAGACTGAACGCCGCAGAAGCGGCAGAAGTCAGAAAGACGCTGTCGTCCAAACTGGAGCATGGCACCATATACAATTTCATTCACGAACTTCATCTCTCTCCGGGACTAACCAAACATGTTAACGCGAGCTTCCGGATAAAAAGAGTAAAAGGAAACTCTTTCGTTGTAAAAGGAATTCTTCAGGATATCACCAGATTAAAGGAACTCGAAAACAAACTCAACAAAAGTTATATCGAAAAAAACCGCCTCGACATCATACTGGAGAATATCAGGACCATGGTGGTTATAACAGACTCCGAACGAAAAATCTCCTGGGTGAACAGGGCATTTGAAAATAAGCTGGGATACTCCCCCGATGAGGTAATCGGGCTGTGGCCTGCCGATATACTTTATGGCGAAAAAACCTCAGCGAACATGCTTACGAAAATTGAAGAAGCAGTAAAACAAAAAAAACACTTCACCGTCGAGTACGATATATATAAAAAGAACGGGGATACCATGTATGTAAAAATAAAAGGTTCCCCCCTTAAAAACGACGAGGGCGAGTTGCAGGGGTACATTATTCTGGCCGACGACATCACAGAAAGCAAAGAAAAGGAAACGCAGATAAGAAATCAGAACCTCTTTTTAAAAGAGATCACCTATTTAACCTCTCATGAGATCCGTCGCCCCGTAGCCTCTATCATGGCTTTAGTGCCGCTGCTGGAAGCGGCCGACAACCCTGCCGAAAGCAAAGAATGCCTCGATATGCTTCTCACTACTGCTAAAGATTTAGATCTGATTGTACGTGAAGTAAACCAGAAGATCAGCAAATTCGAATGTAATTAA
- a CDS encoding FimB/Mfa2 family fimbrial subunit — MKVVSLLFIIVLLCFSSCKKTENNPSSESDLHSLTLTLNGFGQIITDTKNGGFISSDPVPLKDYVHFLNYFIYGQDGNLVHSLKQADTDANFGKITDQVPAGTYSVVLVGSRYNNTFGGTTALSTSKTLSAAVDDDLFFKKVSITVGSDDLSQSVVLDRVSSYMEVSIEESLPAEVASIDVTVQNEADVFMFASESVQIGTVPATKKFTKVISSDDDRNNPRMGMCILNVVSDLSVQIYCYDSAKKYIKGVKVQNVKCEKNRKTILYGKVFAMPSGEFPVSVNPEWGDPIAKPF; from the coding sequence GTGAAAGTAGTTTCTTTATTATTCATCATCGTGTTATTATGTTTCTCTTCTTGTAAGAAGACTGAAAACAACCCTTCTTCTGAGTCCGATCTTCATTCGCTTACCCTAACGTTAAACGGGTTCGGCCAGATAATCACAGATACCAAGAATGGCGGTTTTATTTCGTCAGATCCGGTTCCTTTAAAAGATTATGTTCATTTTCTGAATTATTTCATCTATGGGCAGGACGGTAACCTGGTTCATTCTTTGAAACAGGCGGATACCGACGCCAATTTCGGGAAGATTACGGACCAGGTTCCGGCGGGCACTTATTCTGTTGTTTTAGTAGGTAGCCGTTACAACAACACTTTTGGCGGCACAACTGCCCTTTCGACTTCTAAGACGCTATCTGCGGCTGTGGATGACGACCTGTTTTTTAAGAAGGTTTCAATAACGGTTGGGAGTGATGATCTGAGCCAGAGTGTTGTTCTCGACCGGGTAAGCTCTTATATGGAAGTAAGTATAGAGGAAAGCCTGCCTGCCGAAGTGGCGAGCATTGACGTCACCGTGCAAAATGAGGCGGATGTTTTTATGTTTGCCTCCGAGTCTGTTCAGATTGGAACAGTCCCTGCGACGAAGAAGTTTACTAAAGTGATCAGCAGCGACGACGATCGGAATAACCCCAGAATGGGAATGTGTATTTTGAATGTTGTTTCAGATCTATCAGTGCAAATATATTGTTACGACTCTGCTAAGAAGTATATAAAAGGTGTAAAGGTGCAGAATGTAAAGTGCGAAAAGAACAGGAAGACCATCCTCTATGGGAAGGTTTTTGCAATGCCGTCAGGAGAATTTCCGGTGTCTGTTAATCCAGAATGGGGCGATCCTATAGCTAAGCCATTTTGA
- a CDS encoding undecaprenyl-phosphate glucose phosphotransferase — translation MQTRYLYLLRLVLLVTDVLFVNLAFLFAYYLLFGFDTQLFSYPYKNYLLVSNLIWFFSSSLFGMYRDATLEHLVNIYRATWKAVAFHAVLFVFYITFSNDDSISRGFILAFYAVVTLGFLLSRFTGTVFEFMLFRHFNVSRPVAVLGKNNTGLRLAGFLEKSQNFKFEGFLHDEETLYVDENGGLMPSTCKQIADAASRGIKDVYVSLTPERMTEAKYLLEEAEKQCVRLKFVPDLSGSLAAPFTVSYLGEFPVISLRNEPLENIQNRFRKRAFDVVFATFVLVFLLSWLVPLIAIIIKMQSPGPVFFKQLRSGRNNEPFWCYKFRSMRVNNESDKMQARKDDTRITPIGQFLRKTSLDELPQFFNVLLGNMSVIGPRPHMLKHTEQYSAIIDRYMVRQFLKPGISGWAQVNGYRGETEDPSLMEKRVEHDIWYMENWSAMLDIKIIFMTVINIFKGEENAY, via the coding sequence ATGCAAACTCGTTACTTGTACCTACTACGTCTTGTTTTGCTTGTAACAGATGTGCTTTTTGTGAATCTTGCGTTCCTTTTTGCTTATTATCTGCTTTTTGGATTTGATACGCAATTATTCAGCTATCCCTATAAGAATTACCTTTTAGTAAGTAATCTGATCTGGTTTTTTTCTTCCAGTCTTTTTGGGATGTACCGCGACGCTACTCTTGAGCATCTTGTGAATATTTACAGGGCTACCTGGAAAGCGGTAGCATTTCATGCGGTATTGTTCGTCTTTTATATTACATTCTCTAATGACGATAGTATTTCCAGGGGCTTTATCCTCGCATTTTATGCGGTTGTTACTCTTGGATTTCTATTGAGCCGGTTTACGGGCACTGTTTTTGAATTTATGCTTTTCAGGCATTTTAATGTGAGCCGCCCTGTTGCTGTTCTTGGTAAGAACAATACAGGGCTTCGTCTTGCGGGATTTCTTGAAAAGAGTCAGAACTTTAAGTTCGAAGGCTTTCTGCATGATGAGGAAACATTATATGTTGATGAAAATGGGGGGCTCATGCCTTCTACCTGCAAACAGATTGCGGATGCAGCCAGCAGGGGTATTAAGGATGTATATGTTTCGTTGACCCCTGAGAGGATGACAGAAGCAAAGTATTTGCTGGAGGAGGCTGAAAAACAGTGTGTGAGACTGAAATTTGTCCCGGATCTGAGTGGTTCCCTGGCCGCACCTTTTACAGTTAGCTACCTGGGTGAGTTTCCGGTAATCAGTTTACGGAATGAACCTCTTGAAAATATCCAGAACCGCTTTAGAAAAAGAGCGTTCGATGTGGTCTTTGCTACGTTTGTTCTGGTATTTCTTTTAAGCTGGCTTGTTCCGCTTATTGCTATCATTATTAAGATGCAAAGCCCTGGTCCAGTGTTTTTTAAACAGTTGCGGAGCGGAAGGAATAACGAGCCTTTCTGGTGCTATAAGTTCAGAAGCATGCGCGTTAACAATGAAAGTGATAAAATGCAGGCCCGTAAGGATGATACCCGGATTACGCCAATCGGACAGTTTCTTCGTAAAACTAGTCTGGATGAGCTGCCTCAGTTCTTTAATGTTCTTTTGGGTAATATGAGTGTTATTGGTCCACGGCCTCATATGCTTAAACATACTGAGCAGTATAGTGCGATTATCGACAGATATATGGTAAGACAATTTCTAAAGCCGGGCATTAGCGGGTGGGCTCAGGTAAATGGTTATCGCGGTGAAACTGAAGATCCAAGTCTTATGGAGAAACGTGTGGAACATGATATTTGGTATATGGAAAACTGGAGCGCTATGCTTGATATTAAGATCATTTTTATGACAGTGATCAATATCTTTAAAGGAGAAGAGAACGCATATTAA
- the recA gene encoding recombinase RecA, which translates to MSNASADKLKALQLTLDKLEKSYGKGAVMKLGDTAVEPLESISTGSIGLDIALGIGGLPKGRVIEIYGPESSGKTTLAIHAIAESQKKGGIAAFIDAEHAFDKFYASKLGVDIENLLISQPDNGEQALEIADNLIRSGAIDIIVIDSVAALVPKGEIEGEMGDSKMGLQARLMSQALRKLTGTISKTGCCCIFINQLRDKIGVMFGNPETTTGGNALKFYASVRLDVRRISQIKDSEEVSGNRVKVKVVKNKVAPPFRLAEFDIMFGEGISKAGEIIDLGVEYEIVKKSGSWFSYGDTKLGQGRDAVKQLLLDNPDLMEELETRIKEAVTAHV; encoded by the coding sequence ATGAGCAACGCAAGTGCAGATAAATTAAAGGCGTTACAATTAACGCTGGATAAACTGGAAAAATCATATGGTAAAGGCGCAGTAATGAAATTAGGCGATACTGCAGTAGAACCTCTTGAATCCATTTCAACGGGCTCAATAGGTCTGGATATAGCGCTGGGTATCGGCGGACTTCCTAAGGGACGTGTTATCGAAATTTACGGCCCGGAATCATCTGGTAAAACCACCCTTGCCATTCACGCCATTGCAGAATCACAAAAAAAAGGTGGAATCGCAGCATTCATTGACGCCGAGCATGCATTCGATAAGTTTTATGCCAGCAAGCTCGGAGTAGATATAGAAAATCTGCTGATTTCGCAACCCGACAATGGCGAGCAGGCGCTAGAAATAGCCGACAACCTGATTCGCTCGGGAGCAATAGATATTATTGTAATAGACTCAGTCGCTGCTCTCGTACCCAAAGGAGAGATCGAAGGCGAAATGGGCGACTCAAAAATGGGATTACAGGCACGCCTGATGTCACAAGCTTTAAGAAAGCTAACAGGTACCATTTCAAAAACGGGATGTTGCTGTATTTTCATCAACCAGCTTCGCGACAAAATCGGCGTCATGTTTGGTAATCCCGAAACGACAACCGGCGGTAACGCATTAAAGTTTTATGCGTCAGTACGCCTTGATGTTCGTCGCATATCGCAGATTAAAGATTCCGAAGAAGTTTCAGGAAACAGGGTAAAAGTAAAGGTTGTTAAAAACAAGGTAGCGCCCCCGTTCAGACTTGCCGAATTCGACATCATGTTTGGTGAAGGTATTTCAAAAGCGGGCGAAATAATCGACCTTGGAGTAGAATATGAAATCGTTAAGAAGTCGGGATCATGGTTCAGCTACGGCGACACCAAACTGGGGCAGGGTCGCGATGCTGTAAAACAACTACTGCTCGATAACCCCGACCTCATGGAAGAACTTGAAACACGGATTAAAGAAGCTGTTACAGCACATGTTTAA
- the nth gene encoding endonuclease III: MLKKDRFKAFVEYFSTHQPDAKTELHYTNPYELLVAVILSAQCTDKRINQITPALFERFPDPYTLAASSVEEVFQYIRTVSYPNNKAKHLIGMARMLTGEFQGIVPSSIEELQKMPGVGRKTANVIASVVYQAPAIAVDTHVFRVANRLGLTQNARTPLSVEKQLMKYLPKETLGRAHHWLILHGRYICVARRPKCEICPISWFCKYYEIAGSRL; this comes from the coding sequence ATGCTAAAGAAAGATCGTTTTAAAGCGTTCGTAGAGTACTTTTCAACTCATCAGCCGGATGCAAAAACAGAACTTCACTACACAAACCCTTACGAGCTGCTGGTGGCAGTGATTCTCTCGGCCCAATGTACCGATAAACGGATAAATCAAATTACACCGGCTTTGTTCGAACGCTTTCCGGATCCATATACCCTGGCTGCATCTTCCGTGGAAGAAGTATTTCAATATATCCGGACCGTAAGTTACCCAAATAACAAAGCAAAACACCTGATAGGAATGGCCCGTATGCTCACAGGCGAGTTCCAGGGGATAGTACCCTCGTCAATAGAAGAACTTCAAAAGATGCCGGGCGTAGGTCGTAAAACCGCCAATGTAATTGCGTCTGTGGTATATCAGGCACCTGCAATTGCTGTAGATACGCATGTCTTCCGTGTGGCCAACAGGCTTGGACTGACTCAAAACGCCCGAACTCCCCTTTCCGTAGAAAAGCAACTAATGAAGTATCTGCCTAAAGAGACACTTGGTCGTGCACACCATTGGCTTATTCTTCATGGCAGATACATATGCGTTGCCCGCAGGCCAAAATGTGAAATCTGCCCCATAAGCTGGTTTTGCAAATACTATGAAATAGCGGGTAGTAGGTTGTAG
- the uvrA gene encoding excinuclease ABC subunit UvrA has protein sequence MTEAERDPKKYIIIKGARVHNLKNIDVAIPKNKLVVITGMSGSGKSSLAFDTLYAEGQRRYVESLSSYARQFMGRMNKPEVDYIKGIAPAIAIEQKVITSNPRSTVGTSTEIYDYLKLLFSRIGRTYSPVSGGEVKRDTVSSVVNFVSSLPEGTSVTIICPLHPHNNRTLKEELAVLLQKGFLRVYLDDHLSKIEDLLEDESLKDGKLSDDGKLKIIVDRISVSQDDETLSRVADSVQTAFFEGRGDCLVEENGNTHVFCDRFELDGIRFEEPSPNFFSFNNPYGACKRCEGYGKVIGIDEDLVIPDKSKSVYDGAVAPWRGEKMRTWLDELLKHALKFDFPVHRAYNQLTEEQRRLLWTGNKWFRGLDDFFLELESQTYKIQYRVMLSRYRGKTNCPECKGSRLRQDASYVKVGGRSIIDIVLMPLDSALDFFSSLDLSENETKIAKRLLTEITNRIKFLNDVGLSYLTLNRLSNTLSGGESQRINLATSLGSSLVGSVYVLDEPSIGLHPRDTHRLIGVLKSLRDAGNTVLVVEHEEEMMKSADHLIDIGPAAGTHGGELVFTGNYEQIVKDETSLTGKYLSGREMIDVPSGRRKWTDFIEVKGARENNLKNIDVKFPLNVLTCVTGVSGSGKTSLVKRILQPALQKAIGNYSGEQTGAYDSIDGSYNRVEQIELVDQNPIGRSSRSNPVTYVKAWDDIRNLFASQSAAKAAGLKPSAFSFNVEGGRCDTCQGEGEVKIEMQFMADIYLPCESCGGKRFKQPVLDVEYHEKNVADILSMTIEEALDFFKDEPKIIGKIQPLADVGLGYVKLGQSSNTLSGGEAQRIKLASFLIRGNNANKTLFIFDEPTTGLHFHDIKKLLKSFDALLDQGNTIIVIEHNVDVIKCSDWIIDIGPEGGDKGGNLVFEGIPEALVKVPESYTGSFLKSTLAGKG, from the coding sequence ATGACAGAAGCAGAAAGAGATCCGAAAAAATATATTATCATTAAAGGTGCGCGCGTTCATAATCTGAAGAACATCGATGTTGCCATACCGAAAAACAAGTTAGTTGTGATAACGGGAATGTCGGGTTCGGGAAAGTCATCCCTTGCCTTTGATACGTTATATGCTGAAGGGCAGCGACGTTATGTAGAAAGCCTTTCATCCTATGCCCGCCAGTTTATGGGCAGGATGAATAAGCCTGAAGTTGATTATATCAAGGGAATTGCTCCGGCCATCGCCATCGAGCAAAAGGTTATTACCAGCAATCCCAGGTCGACTGTGGGGACATCTACCGAAATCTATGATTATCTCAAACTTCTTTTTTCGCGGATAGGCCGTACTTATTCTCCTGTCTCGGGAGGTGAAGTGAAGCGTGATACCGTAAGTTCTGTTGTGAATTTTGTGTCGTCGCTGCCCGAGGGTACCTCTGTAACAATTATTTGTCCGCTGCATCCTCATAATAACCGTACTCTAAAGGAAGAGCTCGCGGTGTTGCTGCAAAAGGGGTTTCTAAGGGTATACCTGGATGACCACCTTTCTAAAATCGAAGACCTGCTGGAGGATGAATCGTTGAAAGATGGAAAGCTAAGTGACGACGGAAAACTGAAGATTATAGTGGATCGTATTTCCGTAAGCCAGGACGACGAGACTTTAAGCCGCGTAGCTGATTCTGTGCAAACTGCTTTTTTTGAGGGCAGAGGTGATTGCCTTGTGGAGGAGAATGGAAATACCCATGTTTTTTGTGATCGCTTCGAGCTGGATGGTATTCGGTTTGAAGAGCCTTCGCCTAACTTTTTTAGTTTTAATAATCCTTATGGCGCCTGTAAGCGTTGCGAAGGGTATGGCAAGGTAATAGGGATCGATGAAGACCTTGTAATTCCGGATAAAAGCAAGTCGGTTTACGATGGCGCAGTAGCCCCCTGGAGAGGCGAGAAGATGAGGACGTGGCTGGATGAGTTGCTGAAGCACGCCCTGAAGTTCGATTTTCCGGTACACCGGGCGTATAATCAGCTGACCGAAGAGCAGCGTAGATTGTTGTGGACAGGAAATAAATGGTTCAGAGGTCTTGATGACTTTTTTCTGGAACTCGAATCACAAACATATAAGATACAGTATCGCGTGATGCTTTCGCGTTACAGGGGAAAGACGAACTGTCCGGAATGTAAAGGGAGTCGTCTTCGGCAAGATGCATCCTATGTAAAAGTAGGAGGACGTTCAATTATAGATATTGTGCTGATGCCTTTGGATTCGGCTCTTGATTTTTTTAGTTCGCTGGATCTTTCGGAGAACGAGACGAAGATTGCAAAGCGACTTCTTACTGAAATCACTAACAGAATAAAGTTTTTGAACGATGTTGGGCTTAGTTATTTAACACTTAACAGGCTTTCCAACACGCTGTCGGGAGGTGAATCGCAGCGGATTAATCTGGCTACTTCTCTTGGGAGTTCTCTTGTAGGTTCTGTTTATGTCCTTGATGAGCCGAGTATCGGCCTTCATCCACGTGATACCCATCGATTAATAGGAGTCCTTAAATCGCTAAGAGATGCGGGCAATACTGTGCTAGTGGTGGAGCATGAGGAAGAAATGATGAAGTCGGCCGACCATTTGATTGATATCGGTCCAGCAGCCGGGACTCATGGCGGAGAACTTGTTTTTACAGGTAATTATGAGCAGATCGTAAAGGATGAGACCAGTCTCACCGGCAAATATCTAAGTGGCAGGGAGATGATAGACGTGCCTTCGGGAAGGCGAAAATGGACAGACTTTATCGAGGTAAAAGGCGCCAGGGAAAATAATCTTAAAAATATTGATGTGAAGTTTCCGCTGAACGTCCTTACCTGCGTCACGGGCGTTTCGGGGTCGGGAAAAACTTCATTGGTGAAGCGGATCCTTCAGCCTGCCTTACAGAAAGCTATAGGGAATTATTCGGGAGAGCAGACCGGCGCTTACGATTCTATTGATGGAAGTTACAATAGAGTGGAGCAGATCGAACTGGTAGATCAGAACCCGATAGGACGTTCATCCCGTTCTAATCCTGTTACTTATGTGAAAGCCTGGGATGATATACGTAATTTGTTTGCTTCGCAGTCGGCGGCTAAAGCTGCTGGGTTGAAACCTTCGGCATTTTCGTTTAATGTTGAAGGCGGACGTTGTGATACCTGCCAGGGGGAAGGTGAGGTGAAAATTGAAATGCAGTTCATGGCCGACATTTATCTTCCCTGTGAATCATGCGGAGGCAAGCGTTTTAAACAGCCTGTCCTGGATGTTGAGTATCATGAGAAAAATGTTGCCGATATTCTGTCGATGACTATTGAGGAGGCGCTGGATTTCTTTAAGGATGAACCGAAGATAATCGGTAAGATTCAGCCGTTGGCGGATGTGGGGCTTGGATATGTTAAACTGGGCCAGTCGTCAAATACCCTTTCAGGAGGGGAAGCGCAGCGTATTAAACTGGCTTCGTTCCTAATCAGGGGAAATAACGCCAATAAAACACTTTTCATTTTTGATGAACCTACAACGGGTTTACATTTTCACGATATCAAAAAATTGCTGAAATCGTTTGATGCCTTGCTTGATCAGGGTAATACGATCATTGTAATTGAACACAATGTAGATGTGATCAAATGTTCCGACTGGATTATTGACATTGGTCCCGAAGGGGGGGATAAAGGAGGCAACCTGGTTTTTGAGGGGATACCTGAAGCTTTGGTGAAGGTTCCCGAATCATATACCGGGAGTTTCTTGAAAAGTACGCTTGCTGGGAAGGGCTAG
- a CDS encoding RNA polymerase sigma factor, translating into MKLQGKNDQELIHLYVAGHEAGLEELINRHKSKIYTSIYMLVKDQYLAEDIFQDTFIKVIKTLKTGKYNEEGKFLPWVLRIAHNLVIDYFRKDKRTPLITNGDGFDIFDVLGFHDESTEERMVREQTHKDLRKMIQMLPAEQKEVLIMRHYGDMSFKDIADVTQVSINTALGRMRYALNNLRKMLHTSDQSVRVS; encoded by the coding sequence ATGAAACTTCAAGGGAAGAATGACCAGGAACTGATACATTTATATGTTGCTGGTCACGAGGCGGGTTTGGAAGAGCTAATAAACAGACACAAATCCAAAATTTATACATCTATTTATATGCTGGTTAAAGACCAGTACCTGGCAGAAGACATCTTTCAGGATACCTTTATCAAGGTAATCAAAACATTAAAGACAGGGAAGTATAACGAAGAAGGAAAGTTTCTTCCATGGGTTCTGCGTATTGCGCACAACCTGGTGATCGACTACTTCCGGAAAGACAAACGCACACCGCTCATCACAAACGGCGACGGCTTTGACATTTTTGATGTTCTTGGTTTCCACGATGAAAGTACCGAGGAGCGGATGGTTCGCGAGCAAACCCATAAGGATTTGCGAAAGATGATCCAGATGCTTCCGGCAGAACAGAAAGAAGTATTGATAATGCGCCACTATGGCGACATGAGCTTTAAAGATATTGCCGATGTCACACAGGTAAGTATCAATACAGCCTTAGGCCGTATGCGGTATGCGTTAAATAACCTCAGAAAGATGCTCCACACCAGTGATCAGAGTGTCAGAGTGAGTTAA
- a CDS encoding DUF2157 domain-containing protein, with protein MTKLNLDQQEAEFLDQTITHWEAEGLITADIATQLRSSYDIKQFDWRRLAQYSFWIALACGLIAVASLVIDDAIINLLQKLYDTPDIVISMIAAGLASWFYYYGQKQKDKHPERLFSNEATVFTGVLFTAISIAFLGKALDNGSGHFSILFLISVFVYGILAFKFKSKLIWAFALISFGSWFGTETGYQTQWSNYFLGMNYPLRFVFFGSLLTAVGLFLEKWRRLPDFNTLTYIIGLFYLFISLWLLSIFGNFGDIEDWIKVKQTNLFYWGIVSAVVSLGFMIYGLKGKDALAREFGITFLLINIYTRYVEYLWDITDKAVFFGVLAISFWLIGRKAEKIWNLRS; from the coding sequence ATGACAAAACTAAACCTCGATCAACAGGAAGCTGAATTTCTAGATCAAACCATTACTCACTGGGAAGCAGAGGGCTTAATTACCGCAGATATTGCGACCCAGCTACGGTCGTCTTATGATATTAAGCAGTTCGACTGGAGGCGACTAGCGCAGTATTCATTCTGGATAGCACTTGCCTGTGGCCTGATTGCTGTTGCATCACTGGTTATTGACGACGCGATCATTAACCTTCTGCAAAAGCTTTACGACACCCCGGATATTGTGATCAGTATGATTGCTGCAGGGCTCGCTTCGTGGTTTTATTATTATGGGCAGAAGCAGAAGGACAAACATCCTGAAAGGCTGTTCAGTAATGAAGCAACCGTTTTTACGGGGGTATTGTTTACGGCTATCAGTATCGCTTTCCTTGGAAAGGCTCTTGACAACGGATCGGGACATTTTTCTATACTCTTCCTGATTTCGGTTTTTGTATACGGCATATTGGCGTTTAAATTTAAGTCGAAGCTTATATGGGCTTTCGCCCTTATCTCATTTGGAAGCTGGTTCGGAACGGAAACGGGATATCAAACTCAGTGGAGCAATTACTTCCTGGGAATGAACTATCCTTTGCGCTTTGTTTTCTTTGGCAGCTTGCTTACTGCAGTGGGCTTGTTTCTTGAAAAGTGGCGGCGATTGCCTGATTTTAATACGCTTACCTATATAATAGGACTGTTCTATCTTTTTATTTCACTGTGGCTGCTTTCTATCTTTGGCAATTTTGGAGATATAGAAGACTGGATTAAGGTAAAGCAAACGAATCTGTTCTATTGGGGAATCGTCTCGGCGGTGGTTTCTCTTGGTTTTATGATCTATGGACTTAAGGGAAAAGATGCTCTCGCTCGTGAATTCGGAATAACATTTCTTCTAATTAATATTTACACCCGCTATGTTGAGTATCTGTGGGACATCACTGATAAGGCTGTTTTCTTTGGGGTTCTGGCCATCTCTTTCTGGCTTATCGGTCGCAAAGCCGAGAAAATCTGGAATCTGAGGAGCTAA
- a CDS encoding helix-turn-helix domain-containing protein: MPVSLIAYGVYCLRRRLEKQNAFEVLIDQLSIIEIIEGVLILVMFADFLSLLPELGFNLRWIVLTMLVASAGLILRFLIYSYRKARIKGSEKWQEPVIPPLQERIKAYKGSMPELRLLEAYERQLREYFERSKAFLNPGLTAGMVAAELGMPKHHFSVLLNVYIGRSFYNLVAYYRILYAMELIAGSESSLSIEALANECGFNSKTSFNRYFREFTGFNPSEFKGYLDGPDMEVAI; this comes from the coding sequence ATGCCTGTATCACTGATCGCCTATGGTGTTTATTGCTTAAGAAGGCGGCTTGAAAAACAAAATGCATTCGAGGTATTGATAGATCAGTTATCGATCATTGAGATTATCGAGGGAGTCTTGATTCTGGTTATGTTTGCGGATTTCCTTTCTCTGCTTCCCGAATTAGGTTTTAATCTCCGGTGGATTGTACTAACTATGTTGGTTGCTTCAGCTGGCCTGATATTGCGATTTTTGATTTATTCGTATAGAAAAGCACGTATAAAGGGAAGTGAAAAGTGGCAAGAACCGGTAATTCCACCACTGCAAGAAAGAATAAAAGCATACAAAGGGTCTATGCCCGAGTTGCGCCTTCTGGAGGCTTACGAGCGGCAGTTAAGGGAATACTTTGAGCGTTCAAAAGCTTTTCTCAATCCTGGCCTCACTGCTGGCATGGTGGCAGCTGAACTCGGAATGCCGAAGCATCATTTTTCGGTGCTCCTTAATGTTTACATTGGCAGAAGCTTTTACAATTTGGTTGCGTATTACCGGATCTTATATGCAATGGAGCTGATTGCTGGCAGCGAATCGTCGTTGAGCATAGAAGCGTTGGCTAACGAGTGTGGATTTAATTCGAAGACTTCGTTTAACCGGTATTTCAGAGAATTCACAGGGTTTAATCCTTCTGAATTTAAGGGGTATCTCGATGGCCCGGATATGGAGGTCGCAATATGA